In the Theobroma cacao cultivar B97-61/B2 chromosome 1, Criollo_cocoa_genome_V2, whole genome shotgun sequence genome, one interval contains:
- the LOC108661392 gene encoding uncharacterized protein LOC108661392: MAVSDDDASDQIENDVEEDDKGFRNHELCYDCEDDCVGRHEDCSEDDKVEQTDIPDCNHADGGRGHTTTVVLEEVELDDHCRTVELEDVEGVDPIYENAIALENNLSSPDDSDQERVNTRAELKRALSMLALKEHFEFRVKTSCQARFEVGCKDKACKFALRATKLLKGEYWHVWMLHKVHTCTVDGLQCGYRTASARVIDELISSRVQGNCVTPLRPKEIMEEMNRKWGLQCLYGKALQAKEYAESLMFGLLEELFQLLPSYFHMLERENPSTVTCVTTDGEQRFKYCFWGFGSCIRGFNAIYPLAFGIGHVEDEESWSWFLNQLRRAIDYLENAIFISDQHLGIKNAVEKVYKDAHYAIFTMATNYYRVTDFDKHMNKLKQLCRPAYDSLMRLGLERWARARSLVRRYKLMTSNSAKCINSCLRQFNEACHFSVQAIDWVEFQVIGGSKDRVMNLSTKECSCGEFQFDLLPCTYAVAAISACKHSAIEFCLDYYKTRSWAEGYVIPIRPVRHPSEWDIPDDIQQNVFLPPSWRGQVGRPRRKRIP; encoded by the exons ATGGCTGTGAGTGATGACGATGCATCTGATCAGATTGAAAATGATGTTGAAGAGGACGACAAGGGGTTTCGAAACCATGAGTTATGTTATGACTGTGAAGATGATTGCGTTGGCAGACATGAAGACTGTTCAGAGGATGACAAGGTTGAGCAGACCGACATTCCTGATTGCAATCATGCAGATGGCGGTAGAGGTCATACCACAACTGTTGTGTTAGAAGAGGTTGAGTTGGACGACCATTGCAGAACCGTTGAATTAGAAGATGTTGAGGGTGTGGACCCTATTTACGAGAACGCCATCGCACTTGAGAACAACTTGAGTTCGCCTGATGATAGTGATCAAGAGAGGGTAAATACAAGG GCTGAATTGAAACGAGCTTTGAGCATGTTGGCACTAAAAGAGCATTTTGAGTTTAGAGTTAAAACGTCATGTCAAGCTCGTTTTGAGGTTGGTTGTAAGGATaaggcatgcaagtttgcTTTGCGTGCAACGAAGTTGCTTAAGGGAGAATATTGGCATGTTTGGATGTTGCATAAGGTACACACGTGTACTGTCGATGGTTTGCAATGTGGGTATCGAACTGCGAGCGCGAGGGTAATTGATGAGCTTATATCCAGCAGGGTGCAAGGAAATTGTGTAACCCCATTGAGACCAAAGGAaataatggaagagatgaATCGCAAGTGGGGATTGCAATGCCTATATGGTAAGGCCTTGCAAGCGAAGGAGTACGCGGAGAGTCTTATGTTCGGTCTGCTAGAAGAGTTATTCCAGCTCCTCCCCTCGTATTTCCATATGTTGGAACGTGAAAATCCCAGTACTGTGACGTGTGTCACTACTGATGGGGAACAacgattcaaatattgtttttgggGGTTCGGGTCATGTATTCGAGGGTTCAATGCT ATATATCCACTTGCATTTGGCATTGGCCACGTCGAAGATGAAGAGTCTTGGTCGTGGTTTCTTAACCAATTGCGTCGTGCGATTGATTATCTTGAAAATGCAATATTCATTTCTGATCAACATCTTGGCATTAAGAATGCAGTTGAGAAAGTGTACAAGGACGCTCATTACG CGATTTTCACCATGGCCACCAACTACTATAGGGTCACCGATTTTGACAAACATATGAATAAGCTGAAACAGCTTTGCAGACCTGCTTATGACAGCCTCATGAGATTAGGCCTTGAAAGATGGGCACGTGCACGGTCACTAGTAAGGCGATACAAGCTAATGACATCCAACAGTGCGAAGTGTATTAACTCCTGCCTGAG ACAGTTTAATGAAGCATGTCACTTTTCCGTACAAGCAATCGATTGGGTGGAGTTTCAAGTTATAGGTGGGAGTAAGGACAGAGTCATGAACCTCTCCACCAAGGAGTGTTCATGCGGTGAGTTCCAGTTTGATCTACTCCCCTGCACGTATGCCGTGGCCGCAATAAG TGCGTGCAAACATTCAGCCATTGAATTCTGCTTGGACTATTACAAGACTCGGTCTTGGGCGGAGGGATATGTGATTCCCATTCGCCCTGTTAGGCATCCCagtgagtgggacatccccGATGACATTCAACAAAATGTCTTTTTGCCACCAAGTTGGCGAGGTCAAGTAGGAAGACCTAGGAGGAAAAGGATTCCATAA
- the LOC108661393 gene encoding uncharacterized protein LOC108661393, producing MTVTSQEPYKEVVQMALRAEKLKIENRKIQAEFAKRRNPNISSNRSYVSTAFASFSDRNLSPLEEEIVVHTPLGEQLIRNTCYRDYGIRVSKEEFKADLIPLEIQDFDLILALKLVRKGYPAYLVHVIDTSKGEPKLEDVPIVNEFSNVFSDELPGLPPDQEFEFFIDLFLGTAPISIPPYRMAPAELKELKVQLQELVDKGFIRPRKANVVADTLSRKSSSSLASLQNSYYPILLELKSLGIQLSNGKDGTLLASFVVKPSLLNQIKELQKFDDELKQEVQKLRDGETNEFRLGDDGILMLGNRVCVPKDDQLRRAILEEAYSFAYALHLRSTKMYRTIKEIVIRFAKRGKLNLRYIGPFRVIERTGLVAYRLELPPELDRIHNVFHVSMLKKFVPDPSHILEAPLIKLQEDLKFEVQPVRILDRKY from the exons ATGACAGTAACGAGTCAAGAGCCGTATAAAGAGGTTGTGCAGATGGCTctacgggctgagaagctcaaGATTGAGAATAGAAAGATTCAGGCCGAGTTTGCTAAAAGGAGGAATCCGAATATATCTTCCA ATAGATCTTATGTGAGCACGGCATTTGCATCATTTtctgatagaaacctgtcacctTTAGAGGAGGAAATTGTAGTTCATACCCCTCTAGGAGAACAGTTGATTAGAAACACCTGTTATAGAGATTATGGGATAAGGGTTAGTAAGGAAGAATTCAAGGCTGACTTAATTCCTTTAGAGATTCaggattttgatttgatattgg ctttgaaactaGTGCGAAAAGGGTATCCTGCTTATTTGGTACATGTGATTGATACctcaaagggggaacctaagttagaggatgtcccaatagtaaaTGAGTTCTCTAATGTGTTTTCGGATGAGTTACCGGGACTACCTCCTGATCAAGAGTTTGAATTCTTTATTGATCTATTTTtgggtaccgcacctatttccATTCCTCCGTATCGGATGGCTCCGGCGGAGttaaaggagttgaaagtCCAGCTGCAAGAATTAGTAGATAAGGGTTTTATTCGCCCTA GAaaggcaaatgttgtagcagataccttaagtcgtaaatcctcatcttcATTAGCATCACTTCAAAATTCTTATTATCCGATACTACTTGAGTtgaaatctctagggatccaATTGAGTAATGGCaaggatggaaccctacttgctagcTTTGTTGTGAAACCCTCATTGTTGAATCAAATCAAGGAATTGCAGAAGTTCGATGACGAGTTGAaacaggaagttcaaaagTTGCGAGATGGAGAAACTAATGAGTTCAGACTTGGTGATGATGGTATCTTAATGCTTGGGAACCGGGTTTGTGTCCCTAAAGATGATCAGCTGAGACGggctattttggaggaagcttattCTTTCGCCTATGCTTTACATCTCAGAAGCACCaaaatgtataggactatcaaggaaa ttGTGATTCGGTTCGCTAAGCGAGGAAAGCTCAATCTaagatacattggaccctttCGTGTTATTGAAAGGACTGGGCTAGTGGCATATAGACTAGAATTACCCCCAGAGTTGGATCGGATTCACAATGTCTTCCACGTCTCGATGTTGAAGAAGTTTGTACCTGATCCCTCTCATATCCTCGAGGCACCTCTGATTAAGTTGcaagaagatttgaagttcgaggtgcaaccTGTACGTATTTTAGATCGAAAATATTGA